In a single window of the Halomicroarcula saliterrae genome:
- the ribH gene encoding 6,7-dimethyl-8-ribityllumazine synthase → MVQLGLVVAQYDKHGDVIDAMSESARTAAADAGATIADTLSVPGAYDTPLAADRLARRDDVDAVAVLGVVIEGDTDHDKVITDAAARGLTDVSLSRDTPVTLGIIGPGMSKDEAEARTHKGGSAVTSAIELAKL, encoded by the coding sequence ATGGTGCAGCTCGGACTGGTCGTCGCTCAGTACGACAAACACGGGGACGTCATCGACGCGATGTCGGAGTCAGCTCGCACGGCCGCGGCCGACGCGGGTGCGACAATCGCAGATACACTCTCGGTCCCCGGGGCCTACGACACCCCGCTCGCAGCCGACCGGCTGGCACGCCGGGACGACGTAGACGCCGTCGCGGTGCTCGGCGTGGTCATCGAAGGCGACACCGACCACGACAAGGTCATCACCGACGCCGCCGCGAGGGGGCTGACCGACGTCTCGCTCTCGCGTGATACGCCCGTCACGCTGGGCATCATCGGGCCGGGCATGAGCAAAGACGAAGCCGAGGCACGCACGCACAAGGGTGGCTCGGCCGTCACGAGCGCCATCGAACTCGCAAAACTATGA
- a CDS encoding flippase activity-associated protein Agl23, whose amino-acid sequence MATSSGVVPALQQFRRRGESWLRTDEYATVKLVVGITLLGLVLRLLFLGARPAHFDEGRVAYWAWHFGDSGSFAYRYIIHGPFIQHVDRWVFALIGPSDFAMRLPVAVVGGLLPLSALLFRRHLSRSEIVALAVLFTADPVLLYYSRFMRSDVLVAAFMFTAFGLLVRLYDTRNARYMYAAAVFLALGFASKENALVYVVTWLGATGLLLAKLLVLPNGFRDAILFITDTPSAEAIRDRVVGRVRGDVKRVVGLVRSFRARHDAAWRVAGGYVGHIVLALLCFGFVSLFFYAPRGAGVAGIEHPPVAATAPGYVGFWEGITNPSLFGQLLGTTTERVVDQWGNWLEPAEGKSFDSYLSHFWVFVDALLVGSRAVAVLAGLGYALDRLGYTPPRHLIPFTFYAGFVSVFGYPLGTDIGAPWIAAHAIVPLAVPAAVALAAVFRWGSQALAAGDINRLGSATIVLVLLSALVAQSAVGLVYTNTTQDGNPLVQYAQPNEELKGELEEMNRLAAAHSGDSDVLVYYGESGGQHDNVNAYVGPNRDEWDESWWNNQPTCMMWYNSLPLPWYFAAGDMDVNCENNERNLESIVRNDPPPVLITQNFDPTVPRAQLEAADYDGDTYRMRTTGQRNRFTVWTNEAYVGNGTAQ is encoded by the coding sequence ATGGCAACGTCGAGCGGTGTGGTGCCCGCCCTCCAGCAGTTCCGTCGCCGTGGCGAGTCGTGGCTCCGGACCGACGAGTACGCGACGGTCAAGCTCGTCGTCGGTATCACGCTGCTTGGCCTCGTCTTGCGCCTCCTGTTTCTCGGCGCCCGGCCCGCTCACTTCGACGAGGGCCGGGTGGCCTACTGGGCGTGGCACTTCGGGGATTCCGGCAGTTTCGCCTACCGATACATCATCCACGGACCGTTCATCCAGCACGTCGACCGGTGGGTGTTCGCCCTCATCGGCCCGAGCGACTTCGCGATGCGGCTGCCGGTCGCCGTCGTCGGCGGGCTGCTCCCGCTGTCCGCGCTGCTCTTCCGGCGACATCTCTCGCGGAGCGAGATCGTCGCGCTGGCGGTCCTCTTTACCGCCGACCCCGTCCTGCTGTACTACTCGCGGTTCATGCGCAGCGACGTCCTCGTCGCGGCGTTCATGTTCACCGCGTTCGGGCTGCTGGTCCGCCTCTACGACACGCGGAACGCCCGCTACATGTACGCCGCGGCCGTCTTCCTCGCTCTCGGTTTCGCATCGAAGGAGAACGCGCTCGTCTACGTCGTGACCTGGCTCGGCGCGACCGGCCTCCTGCTGGCGAAGCTGCTGGTACTGCCCAACGGGTTCCGGGACGCGATCCTCTTCATCACGGACACGCCCTCGGCCGAGGCGATACGCGACCGCGTCGTCGGTCGGGTGAGAGGCGACGTGAAACGCGTCGTCGGCCTCGTCCGCTCGTTTCGCGCCCGGCACGACGCCGCCTGGCGCGTCGCCGGCGGCTACGTCGGCCACATCGTCCTCGCGCTCCTGTGTTTCGGGTTCGTCTCGCTGTTCTTCTACGCGCCGCGCGGAGCCGGCGTCGCCGGCATCGAACACCCCCCGGTCGCGGCCACCGCGCCCGGCTACGTCGGTTTCTGGGAGGGCATAACGAACCCGTCGCTGTTCGGGCAACTGCTCGGGACGACGACCGAGCGTGTCGTCGACCAGTGGGGCAACTGGCTCGAACCCGCCGAAGGGAAATCCTTCGACAGCTACCTCAGCCACTTCTGGGTGTTCGTCGACGCGCTGCTGGTGGGGTCACGGGCCGTGGCGGTGCTCGCGGGCCTCGGCTACGCCCTCGACCGACTTGGCTACACCCCCCCGCGGCATCTGATTCCGTTCACCTTCTACGCCGGGTTCGTCTCCGTCTTCGGCTACCCGCTCGGGACCGACATCGGCGCCCCGTGGATCGCCGCACACGCGATCGTCCCGCTAGCGGTGCCGGCGGCCGTCGCACTCGCCGCGGTCTTCCGATGGGGGTCGCAGGCGCTGGCTGCGGGCGATATCAACCGTCTCGGCAGCGCAACCATCGTGCTGGTGTTGCTCTCGGCGCTCGTGGCCCAGTCGGCCGTGGGCCTCGTGTACACGAACACGACACAGGACGGGAACCCGCTGGTCCAGTACGCCCAGCCGAACGAAGAGCTGAAAGGCGAGTTAGAGGAGATGAACCGCCTCGCGGCGGCCCACAGCGGGGACAGCGACGTGCTGGTCTACTACGGGGAGAGCGGGGGCCAGCACGACAACGTCAACGCCTACGTCGGGCCGAACCGGGACGAGTGGGACGAGTCGTGGTGGAACAACCAGCCGACCTGCATGATGTGGTACAACTCCCTGCCGCTGCCGTGGTACTTCGCCGCGGGCGATATGGACGTAAACTGCGAGAACAACGAGCGGAACCTGGAATCCATCGTCCGAAACGACCCGCCGCCGGTACTCATCACCCAGAACTTCGACCCGACGGTCCCACGTGCGCAACTGGAGGCCGCGGACTACGACGGGGACACCTACCGGATGCGCACCACCGGGCAGCGGAACCGCTTTACCGTCTGGACGAACGAGGCGTACGTCGGCAACGGAACAGCCCAGTGA
- a CDS encoding 5-(carboxyamino)imidazole ribonucleotide synthase codes for MTRTSPGPTVGVVGGGQLGRMLGEAAAPLGVELVVADPTPDCPATPVVRDQLVGGFEDESTFRALAERADVLTFEIELADPDVLERVAEETDTPVHPAPETLRLIQDKLVQKRRLAAAGVPVPDFRGVDTAAELRAACEELGYPAMLKARTGGYDGRGNVPVSGPDEVEAAMDDIAGPAMVEEMVDFERELAVMGCLGDGERDTFPVTETIHREEILRESVAPARASEAVSERAREVALDVLDVMEGRGVFGVELFQTADDEILLNEIAPRPHNSGHWTIEGCHTSQFEQHIRAVLGEPLGTTELRDPTVSANILGDVDERRTATMAGEESVFATERAHLHWYGKREVYPLRKMGHVTMTGDDCGELLADLRELRDGLTFRSD; via the coding sequence ATGACACGAACGTCCCCCGGCCCGACCGTCGGCGTGGTCGGTGGCGGGCAACTCGGACGCATGCTCGGCGAAGCGGCCGCACCACTCGGCGTCGAACTCGTCGTCGCCGACCCGACGCCGGACTGCCCGGCGACCCCGGTCGTCCGCGACCAGCTCGTGGGCGGCTTCGAGGACGAATCGACGTTCCGGGCGCTGGCCGAGCGAGCCGACGTGCTCACCTTCGAGATAGAGCTTGCCGACCCCGACGTGCTCGAACGCGTCGCCGAGGAGACGGACACCCCGGTCCACCCGGCCCCGGAGACGCTGCGGCTGATTCAGGACAAACTGGTCCAGAAGCGCCGGCTGGCGGCGGCGGGCGTCCCGGTCCCCGACTTTCGCGGCGTCGACACCGCCGCGGAACTCCGGGCTGCCTGCGAGGAACTCGGCTACCCGGCGATGCTGAAAGCCCGCACCGGCGGCTACGACGGCCGCGGCAACGTTCCCGTCTCCGGCCCGGACGAGGTCGAGGCGGCGATGGACGACATCGCCGGCCCCGCGATGGTCGAGGAGATGGTCGACTTCGAGCGGGAACTGGCCGTGATGGGCTGTCTGGGCGACGGCGAACGGGACACCTTCCCCGTGACCGAAACTATCCACCGCGAGGAGATTCTCAGAGAGAGCGTCGCCCCCGCACGGGCGAGCGAGGCCGTCAGCGAACGCGCTCGCGAAGTGGCACTCGACGTGCTGGACGTGATGGAGGGACGGGGCGTCTTCGGCGTCGAGTTGTTCCAGACGGCCGACGACGAGATCCTGCTCAACGAAATCGCGCCCCGCCCCCACAACTCCGGCCACTGGACCATCGAGGGCTGTCACACCTCCCAGTTCGAGCAGCATATCCGGGCGGTGCTGGGCGAGCCGCTGGGGACCACGGAGCTGCGGGACCCGACGGTTTCCGCGAACATCCTCGGCGACGTCGACGAGCGCCGGACCGCGACCATGGCCGGTGAGGAGTCGGTGTTCGCCACGGAGCGGGCCCACCTCCACTGGTACGGCAAGCGCGAGGTGTACCCGCTCCGGAAGATGGGCCACGTCACGATGACCGGCGACGACTGCGGCGAACTGCTCGCCGACCTCCGGGAACTGCGCGACGGGCTGACGTTTCGGTCGGACTGA
- a CDS encoding pyridoxamine 5'-phosphate oxidase family protein, translating into MSGKDHFGGTEESRSDEELPGSEGEHEIQEELNTKERALQFYDGAMQESLNDRMISFIDERIMFFLSTADGAGETDCSPRFGPQGFVNVLDENRLAYPEYRGNGVQASLGNMQENSQATFLFVDWWETTVGLHVNGEVTLREQLPEAVDPTDVDKTKLWVELEVEEAYIHCAKHVPKLAIEEFDPPWGIDDLEVKKANYFVD; encoded by the coding sequence ATGTCTGGAAAAGACCATTTCGGGGGCACCGAGGAGTCGCGTTCAGACGAGGAGCTGCCCGGTAGTGAAGGCGAACACGAGATTCAGGAGGAGCTAAATACCAAAGAGCGGGCACTTCAGTTCTACGACGGGGCCATGCAGGAGAGTTTGAACGACCGGATGATCTCGTTCATCGACGAGCGAATCATGTTTTTTCTCTCCACAGCGGACGGAGCGGGTGAAACCGACTGCTCGCCCCGGTTTGGGCCACAGGGGTTCGTGAACGTGCTCGACGAGAACCGTCTCGCGTACCCCGAGTATCGGGGTAACGGTGTCCAGGCCTCGCTGGGTAACATGCAGGAGAACTCGCAGGCGACGTTTCTGTTCGTCGACTGGTGGGAGACAACTGTCGGCCTGCACGTCAACGGCGAGGTCACTCTCCGCGAACAGCTCCCCGAAGCGGTCGACCCGACGGACGTGGACAAGACGAAGCTGTGGGTGGAACTAGAGGTCGAGGAGGCCTACATCCACTGCGCGAAACACGTCCCGAAACTCGCTATCGAGGAGTTCGACCCCCCGTGGGGGATAGACGACTTGGAGGTGAAGAAGGCCAACTACTTCGTCGATTAG
- a CDS encoding heme NO-binding domain-containing protein yields the protein MTGLRTFVIEEHSRNRWEQVKEVAGVDTDWYTRMEDYPDEEFQGIYEVLLEDAGVSDAELQRTFGQFLFEKLADMYGQIYFDDEWGVLDLIDNVEETIHQSLKQRNDSGFTPPELETEPFGEDGLAVLYSSDRHLCEFGKGLIQGSAAHYGTNLTIEEPQCMKDGADICRIEVRQAD from the coding sequence ATGACAGGTCTGAGGACGTTCGTTATCGAAGAGCACAGTCGCAACAGGTGGGAGCAGGTCAAGGAAGTCGCAGGTGTGGACACGGACTGGTACACGCGGATGGAAGACTATCCGGACGAGGAGTTCCAGGGCATATATGAGGTACTTCTAGAAGACGCCGGCGTGAGCGACGCGGAGCTCCAGCGAACGTTCGGTCAGTTCCTCTTCGAGAAGTTGGCGGACATGTACGGCCAGATTTACTTCGACGACGAGTGGGGGGTACTCGACCTGATCGACAACGTCGAGGAGACGATTCACCAGTCGCTCAAACAGCGCAACGACAGCGGGTTCACCCCACCGGAACTGGAGACTGAACCGTTCGGTGAGGACGGGCTGGCTGTCCTGTACAGCTCCGACCGGCACCTCTGTGAGTTCGGCAAAGGTCTGATACAGGGGAGCGCCGCTCACTACGGGACGAACCTGACGATCGAGGAGCCACAGTGCATGAAAGACGGCGCCGACATCTGCCGCATCGAGGTGCGGCAGGCGGACTGA
- a CDS encoding methyl-accepting chemotaxis protein has protein sequence MAEEDGSKPNVLTRSFASIRDAFTGKPSDAGQSGDNAGQDGVAQSQDDSEQRRDSTEPGLEDTEQRQNGAEPGQADTEQSQELPRAVAEGTSDSPRRKAEEYADIMQQCAAGDLTTRMEATGEDEAMDRIAVEFNDMVAELEKTTDQLKSYVDEVESAGVGVERSSDTVRRASSDVVDAMQNISADAEAQREQLQAISETMEGVAATLEQFAASHPGADFEPQVAQLEEKASEVRDVAQASETIQTETTIVSAATEEQAAELGEMSSRAADLQRYAKPLHAILDRFDTESEHELVFSAGSATGNEADGTGD, from the coding sequence ATGGCTGAAGAGGACGGGTCGAAACCGAACGTGTTGACTCGCAGCTTCGCGTCGATTCGCGACGCTTTCACGGGGAAGCCCAGCGACGCCGGGCAGTCAGGGGACAACGCCGGACAGGACGGTGTGGCACAGTCACAGGACGATTCAGAGCAGAGACGCGACAGCACAGAGCCGGGACTGGAAGACACAGAACAGAGACAGAACGGCGCGGAGCCGGGCCAGGCAGACACCGAGCAGTCACAGGAACTCCCCCGTGCCGTGGCCGAGGGGACGAGCGACTCCCCCCGGCGGAAAGCCGAGGAGTACGCCGACATCATGCAGCAGTGTGCGGCCGGTGACCTCACCACGCGGATGGAGGCGACGGGCGAAGACGAGGCGATGGACAGAATCGCCGTGGAGTTCAACGACATGGTCGCGGAGCTGGAGAAGACGACCGACCAGCTCAAATCCTACGTCGACGAGGTCGAGTCGGCCGGTGTCGGGGTCGAGCGGAGCTCCGACACCGTCCGGAGAGCCAGCAGCGACGTCGTCGACGCCATGCAGAACATCTCCGCCGACGCGGAGGCCCAGAGAGAGCAGTTGCAGGCGATATCGGAGACGATGGAGGGAGTGGCAGCGACGCTCGAACAGTTCGCCGCGAGCCACCCCGGCGCGGACTTCGAGCCACAGGTGGCCCAGCTCGAAGAGAAAGCCAGCGAGGTTCGGGACGTCGCACAGGCCAGTGAGACGATACAGACCGAGACCACTATCGTCAGCGCCGCGACCGAAGAGCAGGCGGCGGAGCTCGGCGAGATGTCGAGCCGAGCGGCCGACCTCCAGCGGTACGCCAAGCCGCTCCACGCTATCCTCGACCGGTTCGACACCGAGTCCGAACACGAACTCGTCTTCTCGGCCGGGAGTGCCACGGGCAACGAAGCGGACGGAACGGGGGACTGA
- a CDS encoding plastocyanin/azurin family copper-binding protein, whose product MERRAFLRAAVPTAAVGLAGCIGSSEPTDYDVGMGAKVFRPETLEVTAGTTVTWLNTNKQGHSVTAYESSLPEGAEYFASGGFDSEQAARESWANSTSGTLFEGQTYEHTFEVPGEYPYFCIPHESGGMVGTVVVTEGPATETAESGTTTS is encoded by the coding sequence ATGGAGCGACGGGCCTTCCTCCGGGCGGCGGTGCCGACAGCCGCGGTCGGACTCGCGGGTTGTATCGGGAGCAGCGAGCCCACCGACTACGACGTGGGCATGGGTGCGAAGGTGTTCCGCCCCGAGACCCTCGAGGTCACGGCCGGGACGACTGTCACCTGGCTCAACACCAACAAGCAGGGCCACTCGGTGACTGCCTACGAGAGCAGCCTCCCCGAGGGGGCCGAATACTTCGCCTCCGGCGGCTTCGACAGCGAGCAGGCCGCCCGGGAGTCGTGGGCCAACAGCACGAGCGGGACGCTGTTCGAGGGCCAGACCTACGAACACACCTTCGAGGTGCCCGGGGAGTACCCCTACTTCTGTATCCCACACGAGTCGGGCGGCATGGTCGGGACCGTCGTCGTGACCGAGGGACCGGCGACGGAGACAGCCGAGTCCGGGACGACCACCAGCTAA
- a CDS encoding 30S ribosomal protein S3ae, with protein MSERSVSKRKQQKRWYTVQAPEQFGRETLGKTTADEPDKVLGRTIETTLGELNNDASENNTKLTFKINEVASDTAYTEFIKHELTRDYLRSLVRRGSSKVEAFVTVLTTDDYRVQIQPVAVTTKKADASQEKAIRRTMIDLVRETVKERTFEEVVDSVVEGRLSSAIYGEAKDIYPLRRVEIQKTTLEARPAEVAAEEETAVDVDEEDVDVDA; from the coding sequence ATGAGTGAACGAAGCGTCTCCAAGCGCAAACAGCAGAAACGGTGGTACACCGTGCAGGCTCCCGAGCAGTTCGGTCGGGAGACTCTCGGCAAGACCACAGCAGACGAACCGGACAAGGTGCTCGGTCGCACCATCGAGACCACGCTGGGCGAACTGAACAACGACGCCAGCGAGAACAACACCAAACTCACGTTCAAGATCAACGAGGTCGCCTCCGACACCGCCTACACGGAGTTCATCAAACACGAGCTCACGCGGGACTACCTGCGCTCGCTCGTCCGCCGGGGCTCCTCGAAGGTCGAGGCCTTCGTCACCGTGCTGACGACGGACGACTACCGCGTCCAGATTCAGCCGGTCGCCGTCACGACCAAGAAGGCCGACGCCTCCCAGGAGAAGGCTATCCGCCGCACGATGATAGACCTCGTCAGGGAGACGGTCAAAGAGCGGACCTTCGAGGAAGTCGTCGACAGCGTCGTCGAGGGCCGCCTCTCCTCGGCCATCTACGGCGAGGCCAAGGACATCTACCCGCTCCGACGCGTCGAGATTCAGAAGACGACGCTCGAAGCGCGTCCCGCCGAAGTCGCCGCCGAAGAGGAGACGGCCGTCGATGTCGACGAGGAAGACGTCGACGTCGACGCCTGA
- a CDS encoding KEOPS complex subunit Pcc1 — protein MRRAAIRTSHGSPAGAERVAAAVRPDNTAEMTTRVEGETVVTTIERDATNGLQSTVDDYVVNLRVAAQLSDQPTQSNHE, from the coding sequence ATGAGACGGGCAGCAATCCGGACGTCACACGGCTCGCCCGCCGGCGCCGAGCGCGTCGCCGCGGCCGTCCGCCCGGACAACACCGCCGAGATGACCACCCGCGTCGAGGGCGAGACGGTGGTCACCACCATCGAGCGCGACGCCACGAACGGCCTCCAGTCGACTGTCGACGACTACGTCGTCAATCTCCGGGTCGCAGCACAGCTTTCCGACCAACCAACACAATCCAATCATGAGTGA
- a CDS encoding 30S ribosomal protein S15 → MARMHTRRRGSSDSDKPAADEPPEWSDVDADAVEERVVELAEQGHSPSEIGLKLRDEGVQGTPVPNVKLATGQKVTEILEDNDADPDVPEDIRNLMERAVRLRDHMDENPGDHQNKRALQNTQSKIRRLVDYYRGDELDEDFTYSYDKAVALLDDD, encoded by the coding sequence ATGGCACGAATGCATACACGCCGTCGCGGCTCGTCCGACTCGGACAAGCCGGCGGCAGACGAACCCCCGGAGTGGAGCGACGTCGACGCCGACGCCGTCGAAGAGCGCGTCGTCGAACTCGCCGAACAGGGCCACTCGCCCAGTGAAATCGGCCTGAAGCTGCGCGACGAAGGCGTTCAGGGCACCCCGGTCCCGAACGTCAAACTCGCGACCGGCCAGAAGGTCACCGAGATTCTCGAGGACAACGACGCCGACCCCGACGTCCCCGAGGACATCCGCAACCTGATGGAGCGTGCAGTCCGTCTGCGCGACCACATGGACGAGAACCCCGGCGACCACCAGAACAAGCGGGCCCTGCAGAACACGCAGTCGAAGATCCGCCGACTCGTCGACTACTACCGCGGTGACGAGCTCGACGAGGACTTCACCTACAGCTACGACAAGGCCGTCGCGCTGCTCGACGACGACTAA
- a CDS encoding DUF7289 family protein, giving the protein MPNRSGQGDQRQLRAQSGPLGFLLVFALVIAATTLIVALGASAIGGTQDTLDEERAEKAMTQLDSQAALVALGNSDVQRVDLSTGSEGTYAVEDGAGRMTLSYKNQTNGNTTTVFSEKMGRIVYESGSGTTIAYQGGGVWRADGGGNAVMISPPEFHYRDATLTLPLVTVGSSGTVGDRAVISQPNTTRYFPNRTKKKAYKNPLENARVEVSVTSEYYRAWGEYFETRTDGQVEYDHPNDRVTLALVTPLQNTKITSATASLAASGSFEINGNAGNFCGPDVYTNSYNSSGTTTGYCGQSHGTNGDIVYGGDVDIDEGSGGASIRGDVTSGGTVFAGKGGPDVLGNISYSAKCNRCDDAITKSSASETQISGIEKAPAINGIVQTQVNETSSTNDNGDAPISGTTLDPGSVELEAGSYYLTNMDVAGGDTVTLNTTDGDIYVGVKENVELDSEAKIEVIGNGTASVYVLGAGGNANQLEMASESNISNPGDDAPQFRMFGLDNFTAQIGDGSGGKKGPAKYVGVIYAPPGTDGTGTVTLSKGVVYGGVLTGTTTIETLGSIHYDEALRTQKVLTQSESIVRVTYIHASTNEVQVEDG; this is encoded by the coding sequence ATGCCTAACCGTTCGGGTCAGGGTGACCAGCGACAGCTACGGGCACAGTCCGGACCGCTCGGATTCCTGCTCGTGTTCGCGCTGGTCATCGCGGCGACGACACTCATCGTAGCGCTGGGCGCGAGTGCGATCGGAGGGACACAGGACACACTCGACGAGGAGCGAGCCGAGAAGGCGATGACGCAACTGGACTCACAGGCCGCGCTGGTCGCGCTCGGCAACTCGGACGTCCAGCGGGTCGACCTCTCGACGGGGAGCGAAGGCACCTATGCCGTGGAGGACGGCGCCGGCCGGATGACGCTGTCCTACAAGAACCAGACGAACGGGAATACGACGACCGTCTTCTCAGAGAAGATGGGGCGCATCGTCTACGAGAGCGGGAGCGGGACGACGATAGCGTATCAGGGCGGCGGCGTCTGGCGGGCGGACGGCGGCGGGAACGCGGTGATGATATCCCCACCGGAGTTCCACTACCGCGATGCGACGCTCACGCTGCCCCTCGTCACTGTCGGTTCGTCGGGCACCGTCGGTGACCGCGCGGTCATCTCCCAGCCGAACACGACGCGGTACTTCCCGAACAGGACGAAAAAGAAGGCGTACAAGAACCCGCTGGAGAACGCCCGCGTCGAGGTGTCGGTCACGAGCGAGTACTACCGCGCGTGGGGCGAGTACTTCGAGACCCGTACCGACGGTCAGGTGGAGTACGACCACCCCAACGACAGGGTGACGCTGGCACTGGTGACGCCGCTCCAGAACACCAAGATAACGTCCGCGACGGCGAGTCTCGCCGCCAGCGGCTCCTTCGAGATCAACGGGAACGCGGGCAACTTCTGTGGCCCCGACGTGTACACGAACAGCTACAACTCCTCGGGAACGACTACCGGCTACTGTGGCCAGTCCCACGGGACAAACGGCGATATCGTCTACGGCGGCGACGTGGATATCGACGAGGGGTCCGGCGGGGCGAGCATCCGGGGTGACGTCACCTCCGGTGGGACGGTGTTCGCGGGCAAGGGCGGTCCCGACGTCCTCGGGAACATCAGCTACAGCGCCAAATGCAACAGATGCGATGACGCGATAACGAAGTCTTCGGCGTCGGAGACCCAGATAAGCGGTATCGAGAAGGCACCGGCGATAAACGGCATCGTCCAGACGCAGGTCAACGAGACTAGCTCGACGAACGACAACGGGGACGCTCCGATCAGTGGAACCACGCTCGATCCCGGTTCAGTCGAGCTGGAGGCCGGCAGCTACTACCTCACGAACATGGACGTCGCCGGCGGCGACACGGTGACACTGAACACCACCGACGGAGACATCTACGTCGGCGTCAAGGAGAACGTCGAACTCGACTCGGAGGCGAAGATAGAGGTCATCGGGAACGGGACGGCCAGCGTGTACGTCCTCGGGGCCGGTGGGAACGCGAACCAGCTGGAGATGGCGTCCGAGAGCAACATCTCGAACCCGGGCGACGACGCGCCCCAGTTCCGGATGTTCGGGCTGGACAACTTCACCGCCCAGATAGGCGACGGCAGCGGCGGAAAAAAGGGGCCAGCGAAGTACGTCGGCGTCATCTACGCGCCCCCGGGCACCGACGGGACCGGGACGGTCACGCTCAGCAAGGGCGTCGTCTACGGCGGGGTCCTCACCGGGACGACGACTATCGAGACCCTCGGCAGTATCCACTACGACGAGGCCCTGCGCACACAGAAGGTGCTCACACAGAGCGAATCCATCGTTCGGGTGACGTACATCCACGCCTCGACCAACGAAGTGCAGGTCGAAGACGGCTGA
- a CDS encoding DUF7289 family protein, whose translation MSERAVSEVVSYVLVFGLVVSAVGIISVSGLSTLQDARTAEQMDNAERAFDVLADNLADIHRRDAPSRATEISLGEAQLETGENVTMLVNVTDSSGTWRSPEWRLRPIIYRGAEDRQLVYEAGAVFRTADGGGIRVHDPPLVVSEERVLVSVVGLNRPDRQALGGSTVLVRGRRQATSVAYNTTADDVDSVTVRLRGTPRTELWRAYFEGAGFTCASSGDDIECTYQPGNDIDQVYVVYHDIAVDIES comes from the coding sequence ATGTCTGAGCGCGCCGTGAGCGAGGTCGTCAGCTACGTGCTGGTGTTCGGCCTCGTCGTGTCCGCCGTGGGTATCATCTCGGTGAGCGGGCTCAGCACCCTCCAGGACGCTCGCACCGCCGAGCAGATGGACAACGCGGAGCGCGCCTTCGACGTGCTCGCGGATAACCTCGCGGACATCCATCGACGGGACGCACCGAGCCGCGCTACGGAGATAAGTCTCGGCGAGGCCCAGCTGGAGACCGGGGAGAACGTCACGATGCTGGTAAACGTCACGGACAGTAGTGGGACCTGGCGGAGCCCCGAGTGGCGGCTCCGGCCGATAATCTACCGCGGCGCCGAGGACCGCCAACTGGTGTACGAAGCGGGGGCGGTGTTCCGGACGGCCGACGGGGGCGGAATCCGCGTCCACGACCCACCGCTCGTCGTCAGCGAGGAGCGCGTCCTCGTCTCCGTCGTCGGTCTCAACCGGCCGGACCGTCAGGCACTCGGCGGGTCGACGGTGCTCGTCCGGGGGCGACGACAGGCCACCTCGGTGGCGTACAACACCACGGCCGACGATGTCGACAGCGTCACCGTGCGGCTCCGCGGGACGCCGCGGACGGAGCTCTGGAGGGCGTACTTCGAGGGAGCCGGGTTCACCTGTGCGTCGTCAGGTGACGATATCGAGTGTACGTACCAGCCGGGGAACGACATCGACCAGGTGTACGTCGTCTACCACGACATCGCGGTCGACATCGAGTCCTAA
- a CDS encoding DUF7266 family protein — MSETRAVSTTLGYVLSLAIATLLITGLIIAGGSYVETQRDQVIRDELTVVGQQLAADIERADRLVRAGDTDSPVVVSVNQTFSNSVTGSTYTVGLDQSRSSVVLNTSRPEVSVRVGVTTETDLSDSAVSGGTIRISYDAGDEHLEVQDV, encoded by the coding sequence ATGTCTGAGACGCGTGCGGTCTCGACGACGCTCGGCTACGTCCTCTCGCTGGCCATCGCCACGCTGCTCATCACCGGGCTCATCATCGCCGGCGGGAGCTACGTCGAGACCCAGCGCGACCAGGTCATCAGGGACGAACTCACCGTCGTCGGCCAGCAGCTGGCGGCGGACATCGAGCGGGCGGACCGCCTGGTGCGGGCCGGTGACACCGACAGCCCGGTCGTCGTCTCCGTGAACCAGACGTTCTCGAACTCGGTCACTGGGTCGACCTACACCGTCGGGCTTGACCAGAGCCGGTCGTCCGTCGTCCTCAACACGTCCCGTCCCGAGGTGAGCGTTCGGGTCGGCGTCACGACGGAGACGGACCTCAGCGACAGCGCCGTGAGCGGGGGTACCATCCGCATCAGCTACGACGCCGGTGACGAACATCTGGAGGTGCAGGATGTCTGA